In Aspergillus oryzae RIB40 DNA, chromosome 6, one genomic interval encodes:
- a CDS encoding uncharacterized protein (adenosylmethionine-8-amino-7-oxononanoate aminotransferase) — protein sequence MAPSRVDDDIQSRPNTQILPNVKPNGEGHLLHRSLIEHPVMVEKAKGLTLHLSDGRTVLDACAGAAVALIGHGREEVHQAIMKQMQNVSYIHTQSYTTSSAEDLADFLLSGNPYGLEKAFFVGSGSEAVESALKLARQYHYENNEPDRLHFVSRQQSYHGNSIAAMSISSNLARKVPFTGFMYPHTSHVTPAYAYRHQMAGETEAEFTARLLRELEEEFLRIGPEKIIAFVAEPIVGATAGCVTAPAGYFTGVRAMCDRYGILLILDEIMCGVGRSGTFFAFEQENVVPDIMTIAKGLGGGYAPIAGVLVHKKVIDVLRKGSNAFNHGHTYQAHPVSCAAALAVQQIVRREKLVERCAALGQILEQQLRTELAHCPSVGDIRGRGLFWAVEFVQDSTTKETFDPTFKFGLRVQQAAFDRGLAVYPGAGTVDGMRGDHILLAPPFTVTEAELRQICEVLREAIKSQEKEYMTC from the coding sequence ATGGCACCTTCCAGGGTGGACGATGACATCCAGTCAAGGCCAAATACGCAAATCTTGCCAAATGTGAAGCCAAACGGTGAAggccatcttctgcatcgtTCTCTCATAGAACATCCTGTCATGGTGGAGAAGGCTAAAGGGCTGACTCTGCATCTTTCCGATGGTCGCACTGTCCTGGATGCTTGCGCTGGCGCCGCAGTTGCCTTAATCGGCCATGGCCGCGAAGAGGTTCATCAAGCAATTATGAAGCAGATGCAGAATGTCAGCTACATCCACACACAGTCCTACACCACCTCGTCGGCGGAGGATCTAGCTGACTTTCTCCTGAGCGGAAACCCCTACGGGCTCGAGAAGGCATTTTTTGTCGGCAGTGGCAGCGAGGCGGTTGAGTCTGCTTTGAAGCTGGCGCGACAGTACCATTATGAGAATAATGAACCTGACCGACTGCATTTTGTCTCCCGACAGCAGAGCTATCACGGCAATAGCATTGCTGCCATGTCAATTTCGTCAAATCTTGCTCGCAAGGTTCCCTTTACCGGCTTTATGTACCCTCATACGTCTCACGTTACTCCCGCATACGCATACCGGCATCAGATGGCGGGAGAGACCGAGGCAGAATTTACGGCCCGGCTACTGCgtgagcttgaggaggagTTCCTCCGAATCGGTCCCGAGAAGATTATTGCTTTTGTAGCCGAACCGATCGTTGGCGCCACCGCGGGTTGCGTCACAGCCCCCGCCGGATACTTTACCGGTGTCCGTGCCATGTGCGATCGGTACGGCATCCTACTGATCCTTGATGAGATTATGTGTGGCGTGGGACGTTCAGGGACATTTTTCGCTTTTGAACAGGAAAACGTCGTTCCCGACATTATGACTATCGCCAAGGGACTTGGAGGTGGATATGCACCCATCGCAGGAGTCTTGGTCCACAAGAAGGTGATTGATGTGCTCCGCAAGGGCAGCAACGCTTTCAACCATGGCCATACCTACCAGGCCCACCCTGTTTCTTGCGCTGCCGCGTTGGCGGTCCAGCAAATCGTTCGACGAGAGAAGCTGGTTGAACGCTGCGCTGCTCTGGGACAGATTCTGGAACAGCAATTGAGGACTGAATTGGCACACTGCCCATCAGTTGGCGATATTCGTGGACGAGGCCTCTTTTGGGCAGTAGAGTTCGTGCAGGACAGCACGACCAAGGAGACGTTTGACCCCACGTTTAAGTTCGGCTTGCGAGTTCAACAAGCTGCGTTCGACCGAGGATTGGCAGTGTATCCTGGTGCGGGGACTGTGGATGGCATGCGAGGCGATCACATCCTCCTAGCCCCTCCATTTACTGTTACTGAGGCGGAATTGCGACAGATCTGTGAGGTCTTGCGAGAGGCGATAAAATCTCAGGAAAAAGAGTATATGACTTGTTAA
- a CDS encoding uncharacterized protein (dehydrogenases with different specificities (related to short-chain alcohol dehydrogenases)) has translation MGLFSSAEPPLTEANLSNQSGMTFVVTGATSGYGLHLATILYQHGGKVYLAARNASRAQSVIDDITRRHPESKGQLVYLHLDLGDLSTIKKSAEEFLTKESKLHVLWNNAGVMIPPQGSTTAQGYELQLGTNVIGPFLFTKLLYPALAKAAADSPPNSVRVVWLSSSAVRMAPTPAIDFSNMDYHKDEGAWTKYGRSKAANVLLAVEFARRSKKDGVASIVGPLKRISPAENNALLASRCRVGQRPEVGAYTELFAGLQPDIDPVNSGNWSLTCRVVVPPGRVVAGRKDLYDPELSEKFWQWNEEQVRSYL, from the exons ATGGGCTTGTTTTCATCGGCAGAGCCTCCCTTGACTGAGGCCAATCTCAGTAACCAAAGTGGAATG ACCTTCGTTGTGACCGGTGCGACATCCGGATATGGCCTGCACCTAGCAACCATCCTCTATCAACATGGTGGTAAAGTATATCTTGCGGCCCGCAATGCATCCAGAGCGCAAAGTGTAATCGACGACATCACAAGACGCCACCCCGAATCTAAAGGACAACTGGTCTATTTACATCTCGATCTCGGTGACTTATCGACAATCAAAAAGTCAGCCGAGGAATTCCTGACAAAGGAATCCAAGCTCCACGTGCTCTGGAATAATGCCGGCGTGATGATTCCTCCCCAGGGATCCACAACCGCTCAGGGCTATGAGCTTCAGCTCGGCACGAATGTCATCGGGCCATTTCTCTTTACCAAGCTGCTCTATCCAGCTCTGGCCAAAGCTGCAGCAGACTCTCCCCCGAACTCAGTCCGCGTAGTATGGTTATCCTCTTCGGCGGTCAGGATGGCCCCCACCCCGGCGATTGATTTTTCGAATATGGACTACCACAAGGACGAGGGAGCTTGGACAAAATATGGGAGAAGCAAAGCTGCCAATGTTCTACTCGCCGTGGAGTTTGCGCGGCGCTCCAAGAAGGACGGTGTCGCAAGCATCGTGGGTCCTCTGAAAAGAATATC ACCTGCAGAGAACAATGCCTTGTTGGCAAGTCGCTGCCGTG TCGGACAGCGACCGGAGGTGGGTGCGTATACCGAGCTGTTTGCTGGTCTCCAGCCTGATATCGATCCTGTTAATTCGGGAAATTGGA GTTTAACGTGTCGTGTAGTTGTCCCTCCGGGAAGGGTGGTGGCAGGTCGCAAAGACCTCTATGATCCGGAGTTGTCTGAGAAATTCTGGCAATGGAATGAGGAACAGGTCCGGTCTTACTTGTGA
- a CDS encoding uncharacterized protein (predicted protein), giving the protein MRVSITLLISTFVISAYAAGTPPPPFVNARPLSPPRDICRCDDGSNRYDQVAGEWTQMCCMQQHGSLMTKSGVQVCQHFKDKKALGDFKTCCQSAAQTNTEYRDFEALCQATTAYWPGQGDDVC; this is encoded by the exons ATGCGTGTTTCCATTACCCTGTTGATCTCAACCTTCGTGATTTCTGCTTACGCAGCTGgtactcctcctcctcccttcGTTAATGCGAGACCGCTTTCCCCTCCCAGAGACATTTGTCGCTGCGACGACGGATCCAACCGATACGACCAAGTTGCCGGGGAGTGGACTCAAATGTGTTGTATGCAGCAGCATGGGTCCCTAATGACAAAATCGGGGGTTCAAGTGTGTCAACAtttcaaggacaagaaggctTTGGGTGATTTTAAGACTTGCTGCCAGTCAGCGGCTCAGACCAACACGGAATACCGAGATTTTGAGGCGCTTTGCCA AGCCACTACGGCCTATTGGCCTGGACAGGGTGATGATGTCTGTTAA
- a CDS encoding GAF domain-containing sensor histidine kinase (signal transduction histidine kinase), translating to MHSRESSGGGWEGGPRKYAYNREGAREREMHLYLPYWGFSDSEKHAQQSIGTHPNVSRDNVLTVFAQLAALRMGAQRALISLFDKTMQHVVAESTPGLSLRGTEGCEQTEALWLGVRRLPRQKITMCYHAVRSFVEDEQDIFVAADLAEDERFKHHPSVTGYPHNRFYVSVPIRSPDAYVIGTVAVLDDRPRDGVSDEQVRFLKELSATVMDHLLSQRAMREEYREEKMVRALGLFVRGKSDLAEWFSSRNTSDKKYGSKMAHVNRRLEQLQVSGSSPDEDEKQECVNGDGEAPRGKAREQKKHRHKSPVRKFENHQEAESGDEDEADNKKSKRQRPRLSPTTSQLQETLTPSSVRSVVNRAASLIYQALDVEGTMFIDASVYARRQTVGSTETTHDTPGAYNVENKTDEDQIPSASYPESGFSGSSDDEKEARSLVLGHFTSSTSDQAENLKDSHYVSLSGAFVSHLIDRYPKGKIFHIEEDGSIALSYEGLANDMDYSESGGRGAQTTDAHKKDVQQETMDLKQLMKVLPDARCIAIYPVWDFQRSRWFTINLVWTDDPGRVLSEPKDLTYMAAFSNTVMAEVSRLDLEAADRAKGDFISSISHELRSPLHGLLGTVELLQDMVNSYAQRSLIETIYSCGRTLLDTLNHLLDYAKINTLTRPRPSDVAGKQGETDVSKPQSAVPGFLQDEDLGVLVQEVVEGLLAGAEYQRRGPNDNNEVALKNDTNNPESRLMTIVDIEWQDSWQFSVYAGAWRRVVMNLFGNALKYTRTGYIRLLMKKDTLIIDGKDPRPAVHITISDSGRGMSKDFLQNHLYSAFLQEDTTSPGLGVGLHLVHQIVRSLNGQIKFTSEVDRGTSVDVVLPVTPPERSTSIQSSDYPRLRDKLNGMTVSLFTRSSQKGDLGFDSQKFEDVLSSLGHMVSGWFGLRVLNQKELDHERPDFAIITEHEYYKYYQLGSNEPAPDSSEIKPSLPLIVLSARTSSWKALGESADESVIFLTQPSPSVSPKTLSTAFEHCLGLSGPSQDSTPQRHHSPAMPVRESSQRSNRAPEIKDNNSNSADVEKTDVDGDASDDKQGPSDDEREAQAKSLSGNILLVEDNQVNLKV from the exons ATGCATTCCCGTGAAAGTTCAGGGGGAGGCTGGGAAGGGGGCCCTCGCAAGTACGCCTACAATCGCGAGGGAGCCCGGGAACGAGAGATGCACCT CTATCTTCCATACTGGGGGTTTTCGGATTCCGAGAAACATGCCCAGCAATCGATTGGAACCCATCCGAATGTGTCACGCGACAATGTCTTGACAGTCTTTGCGCAACTTGCTGCACTACGAATGGGCGCTCAAAGAGCCCTAATATCGCTTTTTGATAAGACCATGCAACATGTCGTAGCCGAATCAACCCCGGGACTAAGCTTGCGCGGTACCGAGGGGTGTGAGCAAACAGAAGCCTTATGGCTGGGCGTTCGTCGCCTCCCGCGCCAAAAGATCACAATGTGCTACCATGCAGTAAGATCATTCGTGGAGGACGAACAGGACATTTTTGTGGCGGCAGACCTGGCTGAAGACGAGCGATTCAAACACCACCCATCGGTAACTGGCTATCCGCATAACAGATTTTACGTGTCTGTGCCAATCCGGTCACCGGATGCATATGTCATTGGGACGGTGGCAGTCCTCGATGACCGGCCAAGAGATGGAGTCAGTGATGAACAAGTACGCTTCTTGAAAGAACTCTCGGCGACGGTCATGGATCACTTACTGTCGCAACGAGCGATGCGAGAGGAGTATcgtgaggagaagatggttcGGGCCTTAGGATTGTTCGTCAGAGGAAAGTCAGATCTGGCCGAGTGGTTCAGCAGTCGAAATACATCGGACAAGAAGTACGGGTCGAAGATGGCGCATGTGAACAGGAGATTGGAGCAATTACAAGTCTCTGGATCGAGCcccgatgaggatgaaaagcAGGAATGCGTGAATGGGGACGGGGAAGCACCAAGAGGCAAAGCcagagaacagaagaagcacaGACATAAATCCCCTGTTCGGAAATTTGAAAACCACCAGGAAGCGGAGAGTggggatgaagacgaggcaGATaacaaaaagagcaaaaggcAGCGGCCCCGGCTTTCCCCAACTACCAGCCAACTTCAAGAAACACTTACCCCGTCCAGTGTCCGATCGGTCGTCAACCGCGCCGCTTCTTTGATCTATCAGGCACTGGATGTCGAAGGGACAATGTTCATCGATGCAAGCGTGTATGCTCGGCGACAAACCGTGGGTTCTACCGAGACTACCCATGACACCCCAGGAGCATACAACGtggaaaataaaacagaCGAGGACCAGATCCCTTCTGCCTCATACCCAGAGTCTGGGTTCTCAGGGTCTTCCGACGACGAGAAAGAGGCCAGAAGTCTGGTCCTTGGTCACTTCACCTCCTCTACATCTGACCAAGCCGAGAACCTGAAGGATAGTCATTATGTATCTCTCTCTGGTGCTTTTGTGAGTCATCTCATTGATCGGTACCCTAAGGGGAAGATCTTTCATATCGAAGAGGATGGCTCCATCGCATTAAGTTATGAGGGATTGGCGAATGACATGGATTATTCAGAAAGTGGTGGACGTGGCGCACAGACTACGGATGCCCATAAGAAAGATGTACAGCAGGAAACTATGGACCTCAAGCAACTTATGAAGGTTCTACCGGACGCGAGATGCATTGCCATATATCCTGTCTGGGATTTTCAGCGAAGTCGTTGGTTTACAATTAATCTAGTCTGGACTGACGATCCGGGCAGAGTGTTGTCGGAGCCAAAGGATCTAACATACATGGCGGCATTCAGTAACACGGTCATGGCCGAGGTGTCGCGTTTAGACCTGGAGGCAGCCGACCGAGCCAAGGGCGATTTCATTTCTTCTATATCTCATGAATTGCGGTCGCCTTTGCATGGCTTACTCGGGACTGTGGAGCTGCTCCAAGATATGGTGAACTCCTACGCGCAACGGTCGTTGATCGAGACCATATACAGTTGCGGGCGGACCCTGTTAGATACGTtaaatcatcttcttgattatGCTAAGATTAATACCCTCACCCGACCACGGCCGTCAGACGTGGCTGGTAAACAAGGAGAAACGGACGTGTCCAAACCCCAATCAGCGGTGCCTGGCTTTCTTCAGGATGAAGACCTGGGCGTGTTGGTACAGGAGGTGGTCGAGGGCCTTCTTGCCGGAGCGGAATATCAGCGTCGCGGGCCAAATGACAATAATGAGGTCGCTTTGAAAAACGATACCAATAATCCAGAGTCTCGACTCATGACTATTGTGGATATCGAGTGGCAGGATAGTTGGCAATTCAGTGTTTACGCCGGCGCTTGGCGCAGAGTGGTCATGAATCTATTTGGCAACGCTCTCAAGTACACGCGCACAGGGTACATTCGACtattgatgaagaaagacaCGCTAATTATAGACGGCAAGGACCCTAGACCGGCAGTTCACATTACGATCAGTGACTCTGGGCGTGGCATGTCTAAAGACTTTCTTCAGAATCATTTGTACAGTGCCTTTCTCCAAGAGGACACTACATCTCCTGGTCTAGGGGTAGGCCTTCATCTAGTCCATCAAATTGTGAGGTCCTTGAATGGACAGATCAAATTCACAAGTGAAGTCGATCGGGGGACAAGTGTAGATGTTGTTCTCCCTGTCACGCCTCCAGAACGGTCGACCTCTATCCAGTCCTCCGACTATCCCCGCTTGAGAGATAAGCTGAACGGCATGACGGTCTCACTATTCACAAGGAGCTCTCAAAAGGGTGACCTGGGGTTCGACTCGCAAAAGTTCGAAGATGTCCTGTCGAGCCTCGGACATATGGTGTCGGGATGGTTTGGATTACGCGTATTAAACCAGAAAGAACTTGACCATGAACGGCCAGATTTTGCTATTATCACTGAGCATGAGTACTACAAGTACTATCAACTAGGCTCCAATGAGCCGGCGCCAGATAGCTCGGAAATCAAACCCTCGCTTCCATTGATTGTCCTGAGTGCGCGGACAAGTAGCTGGAAAGCATTGGGAGAGAGCGCGGATGAATCGGTTATCTTTCTTACCCAGCC TTCACCCAGTGTGAGTCCCAAGACTCTCTCAACAGCATTCGAGCATTGTCTGGGATTGTCAGGTCCTTCTCAGGACTCAACGCCTCAAAGGCACCACTCCCCTGCCATGCCTGTCAGGGAGAGCTCCCAGAGATCTAACAGAGCACCGGAGATCAAAGACAATAACAGTAACTCTGCAGATGTAGAGAAGACTGATGTTGACGGTGACGCTAGCGACGACAAGCAAGGACCGTCCGAcgacgaaagagaagcccAGGCTAAGTCGCTGTCAGGCAACATTCTTCTCGTGGAGGATAACCAAGTCAATCTTAAGGTTTGA
- a CDS encoding uncharacterized protein (predicted protein) produces the protein MQWFERHRGLAVGIVFGGGSLGSAIMSIATNMMVKQLPLEWIFRVLAFLLWGVCTPAACLIRQPSHAKNSVPRPQWYRFREKEFLILFVGTGLACFPLFVPPYFIPIFARSVTHSQNIAVIMLAIWNVASTVGRVLAGFLSDSVLGPINSLILSLTLAGLSALVIWPFSSTTAVLSIFIVLNGFGCGAFFSLVPSTIGAMFGGKNTLGILPIIWAGWFVGFFFGSPIASGIYSLSGKADNVESYRPAAYYAGAMSIVGLLFTIVLRSMYSTHLLVKV, from the exons ATGCAATGGTTCGAGAGACACCGTGGGCTAGCCGTCGGGATCGTCTTTGGGGGCGGGAGTCTAGGCTCTGCCATTATGAGTATTGCGACCAACATGATGGTGAAGCAACTACCACTTGAATGGATATTCCGCGTTCTAGCGTTTCTGTTGTGGGGGGTTTGTACTCCAGCTGCATGCCTTATCCGACAGCCATCTCATGCGAAGAACTCAGTCCCACGCCCACAATG GTACCGTTTCCGCGAAAAGGAGTTCCTGATCTTATTTGTCGGCACCGGGCTGGcttgctttcctctttttgttCCCCCATACTTTATTCCTATCTTCGCACGATCGGTTACCCATTCGCAGAATATCGCAGTCATCATGTTGGCCATTTGGAACGTTGCCTCCACAGTAGGACGGGTGCTGGCCGGCTTCTTGTCGGATTCAGTTTTGGGTCCGATCAACAGTCTTATCCTCTCACTCACGCTGGCCGGGCTCAGTGCACTTGTAATCTGGCCCTTCTCTAGTACAACCGCCGTGCTATCCATATTCATTGTACTGAATGGCTTCGGATGTGGGGCGTTTTTCAGCCTGGTTCCCAGCACTATAGGCGCCATGTTTGGCGGCAAGAACACACTTGGGATACTACCGATCATCTGGGCAGGATGGTTCGTGGGCTTCTTTTTT GGATCACCCATTGCATCTGGAATTTATTCGCTCTCTGGAAAAGCGGACAACGTCGAGTCATATCGGCCAGCGGCATACTATGCAGGTGCTATGTCCATAGTGGGACTTCTTTTCACGATCGTTCTGCGCTCAATGTATTCAACGCACTTGCTCGTTAAAGTATGA
- a CDS encoding uncharacterized protein (predicted protein), which yields MADIIRLFMAQIRQHLTASDLAKLARVSHELNDLATPYLYQTVHFHSPGRIKPDDQLLSQLDILGNLHFNKLVYTRRVVVSGSCWDMQVSLTQVLLTTVLLQQRLRCLRIRMGTDCTPKPFFRPTLHLHTTVKLRVMHLTQVDTVVVLQSLGVALKHATQLERLSIWADDRAELSISSLVEDWHKPAPFRLRSLDIRGFSDIGIPAKSMWAAIPPTELRELTLELGPSLLVQDLTEFWDASVEADLRPLRLRVNLGIKGIQEFISSFSGLEAFHLVPSDTLRPMEPIRVLVDALRRHHSSTLKVLGLSPFLDGSKYVLDVPDIKYLVGALPDIEELRTSSFIFYEKAMPGILPMWPLTIPPCAKSAEIRYGFPTESLVLDMSVARSY from the exons ATGGCAGACATCATCCGACTTTTCATGGCGCAAATACGCCAGCAT CTGACCGCTAGCGATCTCGCCAAGTTGGCCCGCGTGTCGCATGAGTTGAACGATTTGGCAACACCGTACCTGTATCAGACAGTACACTTCCATAGCCCCGGGCGCATCAAGCCGGATGATCAGCTGTTGTCGCAACTGGATATCCTCGGAAATCTCCACTTCAACAAACTCGTATATACAAGGCGCGTGGTCGTGTCAGGATCATG CTGGGACATGCAAGTTTCACTGACACAGGTCTTGCTGACGACCGTATTGCTGCAACAGAGGCTGCGGTGCTTACGAATTCGTATGGGTACGGACTGCACCCCGAAGCCGTTCTTTCGCCCAACCTTGCACCTCCACACAACAGTCAAGCTAAGGGTGATGCACCTCACCCAAGTCGATACCGTCGTGGTTTTACAATCCTTAGGTGTGGCTCTGAAGCATGCTACACAACTAGAGCGCCTTTCTATATGGGCCGATGACCGTGCCGAGCTCAGCATTAGCAGTCTCGTGGAGGACTGGCATAAACCTGCTCCATTTCGATTGCGCTCTTTGGACATTCGTGGGTTTTCCGACATAGGAATCCCCGCGAAGAGCATGTGGGCAGCAATTCCACCAACCGAACTGAGAGAACTGACGCTAGAGCTAGGACCGAGCCTCCTGGTGCAGGATCTAACGGAGTTCTGGGATGCGTCTGTTGAAGCTGACTTGCGTCCGCTTAGGTTGAGGGTGAACCTAGGTATCAAGGGCATTCAAGAATTCATTTCGTCTTTCAGTGGCTTGGAGGCATTTCACCTCGTCCCATCTGACACACTACGACCGATGGAGCCAATCCGCGTTCTCGTGGATGCTCTCAGAAGGCACCATTCTTCCACTCTGAAGGTGCTGGGCCTGAGTCCGTTTTTGGATGGGTCGAAGTATGTGCTGGACGTGCCAGATATCAAGTATTTGGTAGGGGCGTTGCCAGAtatcgaagaacttcgc ACTTCATCGTTTATCTTTTACGAAAAGGCTATGCCAGGAATCTTACCTATGTGGCCTTTGACGATACCACCGTGCGCGAAATCCGCCGAAATCCGATACGGCTTTCCGACGGAGTCTCTCGTGTTGGATATGTCGGTGGCACGGTCCTATTGA
- a CDS encoding DUF3425 domain-containing protein (predicted protein), which produces MGGALDDRLLDIANQTCFCCWLEVVIPNIKMPFNIGLALYSGVRRLSQMKGPPRWSIEAVGIDTAGRLLQIEPECRDLRSIRLTCFSSTSAFLENAKQLGLSLGDFIDDNSESPFCSRDVRRYQPISYQTLAADLQPTPEQLMIPHHPYLDIVPFPSFRAKALAAISSGTPEFSEDELCFDLAHDSMRCWGSTATSLHGRGNGAPWDARSWEVSPWFLRKWGFLVGNEDDTIYQNSLWWWSQR; this is translated from the coding sequence ATGGGCGGGGCCCTTGACGACCGTTTGCTTGACATAGCAAATCAAACTTGTTTCTGCTGCTGGCTCGAGGTGGTTATACCCAACATTAAAATGCCTTTTAACATCGGGTTGGCTTTGTACTCCGGGGTTCGTCGTCTATCGCAAATGAAAGGACCTCCTCGGTGGAGCATCGAAGCCGTAGGCATTGATACGGCAGGAAGGCTGTTGCAGATCGAACCCGAATGCCGCGATCTAAGGAGCATCAGACTAACTTGCTTCTCAAGTACTTCTGCCTTTCTCGAAAATGCCAAGCAGCTAGGGTTATCTCTCGGCGATTTCATTGATGATAATTCCGAATCGCCCTTTTGTTCAAGAGATGTTCGCCGGTACCAACCTATTTCTTACCAAACATTGGCTGCAGATCTCCAGCCCACCCCAGAGCAACTGATGATCCCCCACCATCCCTATCTTGACATTGTACCATTTCCCTCTTTTCGTGCCAAAGCATTGGCAGCGATTTCATCCGGGACCCCAGAGTTCAGCGAGGATGAGCTGTGTTTTGATCTGGCGCACGATAGCATGCGCTGTTGGGGCTCGACGGCGACTTCTCTACATGGCCGTGGAAATGGGGCCCCTTGGGATGCGCGCAGCTGGGAGGTCTCTCCCTGGTTCTTGAGAAAGTGGGGTTTCCTTGTTGGAAACGAGGATGACACTATCTATCAAAATAGTCtctggtggtggtcccaGAGGTAG
- a CDS encoding response regulator (predicted protein) — MCVKSAGFKYQTAVNGQDALEKFKNDRYDAVVMGWSRPFSLIMAKRDKANLVVDISMPVMDGLTATREMRHFERKKKLPPATIIILTAVLSASMQHETMMSGANMFLTKPTPLKQLKETLRKLSEGKDVSDDMRS; from the coding sequence ATGTGTGTCAAGAGCGCTGGGTTTAAATACCAGACTGCAGTCAACGGCCAGGACGCCTTGGAGAAGTTTAAGAACGATCGATATGACGCTGTAGTAATGGGTTGGTCGCGGCCCTTCTCTCTAATTATGGCAAAGCGAGATAAGGCTAACTTAGTGGTAGATATCTCTATGCCGGTAATGGACGGTCTGACAGCTACGCGGGAAATGAGACATTTCGAACGCAAGAAGAAGTTACCACCTGCCACTATAATTATACTCACTGCTGTTTTGTCAGCCTCGATGCAGCACGAAACCATGATGAGTGGGGCCAATATGTTTCTCACAAAGCCTACGCCGCTGAAGCAATTGAAAGAAACACTGCGAAAGCTATCTGAAGGGAAGGATGTGTCTGATGATATGCGAtcatga
- a CDS encoding uncharacterized protein (predicted protein): MEETGEGPSAPHTKAEAPFPITAESEPSRPHDDVVDGWRGWIVVGAAACSLFVYLGIIYSWGVLQIQLLESTSSSLTTLTFVGSLATSFMVSISIPVGLIIRRWGYQRTALVGAVLMGLGEFLASWVTEYVGALFVTHGIIFGVGGGLTILVWFSLLYSTFGVHPFYPLCISRTK, encoded by the coding sequence ATGGAGgaaactggagaaggtcCTTCAGCGCCCCACACAAAAGCAGAGGCTCCATTCCCTATCACTGCCGAGAGTGAGCCCTCACGTCCCCATGACGATGTTGTGGACGGTTGGAGAGGATGGATAGTTGTGGGAGCCGCTGCTTGCTCTCTGTTTGTTTATCTCGGCATCATTTATTCCTGGGGAGTTTTGCAAATCCAGCTACTAGaatcaacctcctcttccttaACCACATTGACCTTCGTTGGCTCTCTGGCTACATCCTTTATGGTGTCGATCAGTATCCCGGTAGGACTGATCATCCGGAGGTGGGGATATCAACGAACTGCTCTAGTCGGAGCAGTGCTTATGGGTCTAGGGGAATTCCTGGCGAGCTGGGTAACCGAGTACGTCGGTGCATTGTTTGTGACACATGGCATCATCTTTGGCGTTGGAGGAGGCCTGACGATTCTGGTATGGTTCTCATTACTATATTCCACATTTGGTGTTCATCCTTTCTATCCTCTATGTATTTCTCGCACTAAGTAG